The proteins below are encoded in one region of Cololabis saira isolate AMF1-May2022 chromosome 21, fColSai1.1, whole genome shotgun sequence:
- the mettl22 gene encoding methyltransferase-like protein 22 yields the protein MERIVFQHDTVLSDVHVHLPIARNLMTRLSSVGQPVFMSTFKILEQRHDSNDPEKSLSNDGNHADTERGEESSHGQDGKEVGEGHVEPFLDQDGDLDITHRPRKNPVDGAVRDLVCPVILRYSSALLEEDSHHQEDVCLQDVLRIEHTMATPLEDVGKQVWRGALFLSDFILSKADMFRGTTVLELGAGTGLTSIVMATTARAVYCTDVGEDLLSLSRRNVSLNKHVIGPEGGEVRVRRLDWLKHSLCTDADEEFSWTEEEVADLYDNTSFIIAADVCYDDDLTDGLFRTLYHLCSNFSHTCVIFISIEKRMNFTLQHMDVSCDAYNHFRRCLSQLQDLAGGGHRFSVEQVQPNFTQFLLYDRVEQLELWKVTATPVPSETTPSDPDPSDPDPSDPDPSDPDPSDPDPSDPDPSDPDPSDPAASGKV from the exons ATGGAGCGGATCGTTTTTCAACATGACACAGTGCTGTCAGATGTTCACGTGCACCTGCCCATTGCACGCAACCTCATGACTCGCCTCAGCAGCGTGGGACAGCCCG TGTTCATGTCCACATTTAAGATCTTGGAACAAAGACATGACAGCAATGATCCTGAGAAAAGTTTATCAAATGATGGGAACCATGCCGATACGGAGAGAGGTGAAGAATCATCTCATGGGCAAGATGGGAAGGAGGTCGGTGAAGGACATGTGGAGCCATTCTTGGATCAGGATGGAGACCTGGACATCACCCACCG ACCCCGTAAAAACCCTGTGGACGGTGCTGTCAGGGACCTGGTGTGTCCAGTCATCCTCAGATATTCCAGCGCTCTGCTGGAAGAGGATTCCCATCACCAGGAGGACGTCTGTTTACAAGATGTTTTAAGGATTG AGCATACCATGGCTACACCCCTGGAGGACGTGGGAAAACAG GTGTGGCGGGGAGCTCTCTTCCTCTCCGACTTCATCCTCTCCAAAGCAGACATGTTCAGAGGGACCACGGTCTTAGAGCTGGGAGCAGGGACAGGCTTAACCAGCATCGTCATGGCAACCACAGCCAGAGCAGTCTACTGCACAG ACGTGGGAGAAGACCTGCTGAGTCTGAGCCGGAGAAATGTGTCCTTAAATAAACACGTGATTGGGCCTGAAG GAGGGGAGGTGAGGGTGAGACGGCTGGACTGGTTAAAACACAGCCTTTGCACAG ATGCTGATGAGGAGTTCAGCTGGACAGAGGAGGAGGTAGCTGATCTCTACGACAACACCAGCTTCATTATCGCTGCTGACG tttGCTATGACGACGACCTCACAGACGGACTTTTCCGGACACTCTACCATCTCTGCAGCAACTTCTCTCACACCTGTGTGATCTTCATATCCATAGAGAAAAG GATGAACTTTACCCTGCAACACATGGATGTTTCCTGTGACGCCTACAATCATTTCCGGCGCTGCCTGTCCCAGCTCCAGGACCTGGCCGGGGGAGGCCACAGGTTCAGCGTGGAACAGGTCCAACCCAACTTTACACAATTTCTGCTGTATGACCGAGTTGAGCAACTG GAGCTGTGGAAGGTGACTGCCACTCCCGTTCCCTCGGAGACGACTCCGTCTGATCCTGACCCGTCTGATCCCGACCCGTCTGATCCCGACCCGTCTGATCCCGACCCGTCTGATCCCGACCCGTCTGATCCCGACCCGTCTGATCCCGACCCGTCTGATCCCGCTGCTTCCGGAAAAGTATGA